The sequence CTTTGGTTTGAGAATACTGCTACTCATGCCACCATCACTCGCGACATAGACGGTGTATCGTTTGCTACTATCGTCGGCGCAGAGGGTTTGTACTGCCACATAGTTAGGTATTTGACGGCACAAATGGGACAAATGTGCAAAGGGTTCGGCGAGGGGTTCGGCAAAGACACCGCAAACTATTCCATTGCTCAGAAAATATTGGATATCTCGTCCCCTACCGGCCCCCAGATTCAAGATTCCTTGCGGTGCAGGTAGCCCCAAGTTACGAATAGTGTCAAAAAAGGAAAATTCCCTGGTCGATTGCTCCAGTCGCGGAGTAGTTCCTAATGTCTCTTCCGGTTGATTCACGGAAGGCACCATAGGTACGGTTTGATGTTTAAATGCTGCTTGCAACAATAGCGCCGTTGACAGGAAAGTGCTATGAGAGGTCTTGATAATTTGCGACTTTGCCAAGATCAATAGATCGACTACGGCATCCACTACACTAGAGGCGCTACGATTAACGTTACAGGGATAGACACGCCCGCTGTGGTCGGCGGTAAGTGTATTCCAGCTACCTTCAACCCGTTTTTCAACATGGGCACGCTTTGGATGGATACATACATTAGGCAGTTTATTAAAACGTTCCTCCACCGTCCTCTCATCGGAACATACAAAGAATCGATGAGCTGATGCCTTTTCGATGAGCGTATAGAGATTTTCTTCGTCAGCGCCATAGTTTCCGAAATCCGTTTTCCTGATCTGCACGCCAAAAAACTCTCCTAGCCCTTGCGCACGCACGAAATCCTCGGCACGCTGGATGAGATTTAGCCGTAAGGGTAGCGCGCGGATCTGCCGCATGATGGCTTCGTTGTCTAGATAACCGGGAATCAGCGGGGTGTGATAAAAAACATCGCGCTCACTCTCCCGGATATAACCAAGCGTGGCCGACCAATCTGGCAAGAGCAGCGGTGAAACATACGAAACGCCCATTTTCAGATGGTCTTCCCCCATTAAATAATGGAAATTATCTTTTTCTGGAACATAGCTGGCCAACTCGCGGTCAATCGCTAGCTGGTCACCGGCAAAGATCTCGGTATAAGCGGCACCACACCAGTTATTGACCGGCCAGATCACGATAGGACGTAATCCGCTACCCTCGGCAATGATCAGCCCGGAAATTAGACCATTGAAACGATTTCCGAATCCGCCGTCACAATAGATATGCAATTCACGTCGACCAGGAT is a genomic window of Gammaproteobacteria bacterium containing:
- a CDS encoding hypothetical protein (Evidence 5 : Unknown function); translated protein: MTEEQRASQRQAFGIRADEVLLLNVGVTTWNKGLDVLLKAFGSARQVRKDLRLILKDQRSIYNVNGESFIISTLASCHLLNDDIINAITIIPKNISLAQLRSLYGMADYYVSPYRAEGFNLPVIEAMACGTQVIVTKGGATDEFTVPYLTTTVPGVKFEKALVRGIVADAYIEPDLDAFTKILLQLEPQQGKKICLPASTDIQKPILSWDFSAEALVNCILSRKTMADDQVKMSENPGRRELHIYCDGGFGNRFNGLISGLIIAEGSGLRPIVIWPVNNWCGAAYTEIFAGDQLAIDRELASYVPEKDNFHYLMGEDHLKMGVSYVSPLLLPDWSATLGYIRESERDVFYHTPLIPGYLDNEAIMRQIRALPLRLNLIQRAEDFVRAQGLGEFFGVQIRKTDFGNYGADEENLYTLIEKASAHRFFVCSDERTVEERFNKLPNVCIHPKRAHVEKRVEGSWNTLTADHSGRVYPCNVNRSASSVVDAVVDLLILAKSQIIKTSHSTFLSTALLLQAAFKHQTVPMVPSVNQPEETLGTTPRLEQSTREFSFFDTIRNLGLPAPQGILNLGAGRGRDIQYFLSNGIVCGVFAEPLAEPFAHLSHLCRQIPNYVAVQTLCADDSSKRYTVYVASDGGMSSSILKPKNHLQVFPEVGFESNMGISATTADELILFLSNNGYTAVVDPLDMLYLDVRGAELMVLMGANRTLKRIKYILMEVMRAELYEGQSDFLKLCDFLDMLGFVPNNVHFNRPHTGVALFVRKELLMVPTA